From the genome of Tenrec ecaudatus isolate mTenEca1 chromosome 1, mTenEca1.hap1, whole genome shotgun sequence:
TGCTCCCTTTAAAAATGTAGATAAAGTATTTCACCCTGGTATCCCACTTCCAGATATATGAGGACTCTGAATGTTcaaggaaaaaggaaacaaaatataatgaaatatttccatGAAGCTTTGAATGTCCCCATACGTTCTAAGGAAATAAGAGATAGGATTCAGACAGATAcacgcacacccatgttcatttcAGCATCATTCTCAATAGCACAGGGATGGAAACACCTCAGTGGTCATCAGCAGATGTGGGATACACAAACTGTGGTACAGACACACAATAGAATAGCATGTAACGTTAAAGAATAAAAAGGAATCCATGcaacatttcattacatggtgacCCTGGAGGATATTGTACTGAGTAAAGTAAATCAGTCACCATGGACAGCCATAGTACAGTAAATCAtcttatgtgcatgtgaaagttggacatggaataacgaAGAcctagtgcatttgaattgtgctgctggagaaaaacactgaaagtaccacgacaaacccatctgtctaggaggaaggacaatcagagtgctccttccaggcaaggatggcaatactTACTTTGGACAATTTgtcttacttacttacttactttggacatattgtcttacttacttactttggacatattgtcaggagagatcagactctggggaaggatatcatgcttggtaaaatggaggggcagcaaataaAAGGTCTTCAATgaaacggattgacacagtggctccaacaatacaTTTgtgcataggaacaactgtgtgtCAGGCTGGTTTGACCGGAGAAACATATCCAGGAACACTcagatatatgtgtaagagagagctttatatttagAAGTAGTTCTATATCAAGCAGACATCCCAGTCCCATCCAGATCAAGCCTGAACGTCCACTGCTAGTCCCTAAGTCTGTCACTATTCCATCAGTCCCTATTCAGACTCGTGCAGCCAAACCCAATGACGCAGAACGCAGGaacaccacaggccagtgggcgcaaAGTCTTCTGGATTCAATGGTGATGGCGTCATCACAGGGCTCTGCTTGCCATCCGTGTGGCTTGAAGTGGCTCCTTAACAGGAAGGAAAAGCACAGAGGGCAAGGAAGTACCTAGGTTCCTACTTATGACAAGGCCACGCtcagcaggctgtgacctgactgacaggcagactctaccccttccctgtatttatcaggttgacatgagattatgtaactttcacaaattgtgaggatggttccaGGACTGGGAGTgttgtttccttctggtgtgctcagggtccctgtggctctgaactgactcgatggcacctagcagcatCAACACAGGGGAAATATTGAGCAATGCAGAAAACATCCAtccaagatggaaagaacacggaGTTTCCATTTAAAAGACAACAaacggatgatggcaacatatgtacaagtgtgcttgatacaatggatgtatcaagccgtaagggcccccaataaaatgatttattaaaataaattaaattttattaaaataaactaaaaatataaaaaatatgaagcagagagagagagagagttactgTACCATAAAAAATTAGTCGACAGTTCACCACTTCAGCaggtagcctatgagcaagaacccatggtgctgaaggaagattttcaaattgtactgaaaacattagctgaaacaaagctccaggacttGATGGAACACCACGTAAAGTGTTTCCACCAGCTGGTGAAGAACTACAAGCATTCCctggcctatgccaagaaatttggatgacaTATAGGTGGCCAGCTGACTAAGTCTGTATTTATAatgattccaaagaaaagtgactcaacagaatgtgtaaaatagagaacaatatcattaatatcacatgcaagatacattttgctgaaaatcatccaacaccagtatcttgacagggaactgccagaaatccaggctggattcaaaagatgCCAAGGGACAAAGGCTATCCTTGCAGATGTCAGAcagatcttgtctgaaagcagagactaccagaaagatgtgtatttgtACGTTATTGACAATGCACAGGCATTCCCCTGTGTGGCTCCTAACCGACTGGGGATGACCTCGGAAAGAATGGTAGCTCCAGAGCCTCTCCTCGTGCTCATGGGGAACgtggacatggatcaagaagcagctaGAAACACAGAACAAGTGTACTCTGTGGAATTATAAAGACACCGACTATTCTTATACTTTGTGCAGCCGGGGATCCTGTAGAGAGTCACCATGGGTCCAAATCCATCTGATGACAGTGGGTTAGGTAAGCTTGTCATAAATGAATAACACCAAAATTCTCTATGAAATACAAACAGAAATTGAACATTTGTAATCTTGAGGGGATTGATCATGTTTTGGTTAATGTTTTTACAAGCTAGTTAAATAAGTACCTTTTAAGTTGTGATGGatactttttattttaagaatATGCCAAAGATCCTCAAAAGAAATCCCATGGCTTTTCAATAAGTTTAATATACTCAAATTAATAAATCATACAGTATCTTTTTTGAGGAAAGTTGTGAAATTCAGAACCCTCTAGATAATGTCGAATATGGTACCTAATATTTAGGTGTGGGCATTTAAATGAATTATTAAATCGAATATTCAATTGTTCCGTTGCACCAGCCTTATTTCAAATGCTCCACATTCAATCAGGGTCAGGAATCACTCTACTGGACAGTCCAGATAGACAGACCCACTGTCATAGAAAGCTCTATTGACAGCCTTCCTCTTAATGGACTATGGACCTCAGGTCAGAATTTATAACGAAgctgtcttttttatttttcccacaGAGAGCATCAGATTTCCAACCGTCTGAAATATGGATGTACATTCAGCTCACGTGaaatccaatgaaaacacttgatgaATGAAAACACAACCCTGTGTGGTGGATCAGGTATAAATATTTCCAGTTCCAAAAGGATACGTTGTTTCCCGCATCTGAGATGTCTGATACGCTCTGGCATTAAATTTCCAGGTAGTAAATTCTTGTTTGGAAGAGCACAACGGAAaaggactgtggtagttacataatctcttgtcaatttgagacataagtgaaggggtggaggtttgcCTGTCAATCCGTTCACAGcttaatgatctcatttggaggcgctaaggagacacatagctctctggaggccagacacatactCGCTACCTGCcggacatgcttgctgacaagacacctggagctaagctagagccctggagctgaagaaggcatgtggggacccctgccagtgctgagatgcctctaccgccactggatccacaagactgtccactcactggcctgtgagcttctgtattcagcatcatgcctgtgtttcgtgagtatgaagagtaatttataggttggtattggacttatgggctaatatcagacttgtggacttgaactggactgggttgggtgtatgttctcaatattcaactgttcttgaatataaatccctttcttatacacataagggtctcagtgaatttgtttctatcgtctacccagactaacacaaggactaAGCTAAgcattgggggtggggcggggtgggggtggctcaCAAAGGGAACAGGGAGTCCAGTTCAGGGAGAGGAATTCTGGGAAGTGAAGAAGAGGCAGAAGCCAGGCAGGAGACTTCTGGGTTTAgtcagaacagcagttctcagagTGTCATCTGTGGAACTCTGGGAGTCACAGAGATTCTTCCACAAGATCCGTGAAGTCAAAGGTGTATCCACAGCACTCATGGAGGTGATCAGTGTTTCTCAATGTGTGGACAGTTGCAGAGGAAAGTCAGCTGGAACTGAGCAGGACTCCAGCTGTGCCGTCAGACTGCAGTAGTCACTGTCCTGGGCCATCTCTCCCTTGTCGGGAAACGGAACCGAACCAGCTGCACTTACAGGTCACTTATGGAAGCCTGGACATTTCTTACCGTCATTACATTCTCAAATAGAAGGTTGTCCTGAATTCACGTATCTTAACTGTATGTCAGAAATGGGAAGTAAACATAAACCCGTCTGCATTCTAAAATATGACATTTAtctcaaggaaaataatttgtatGTCCTGAACTagctacttttttaaaaaaaggaagatgcTCTTTATTTGGAGGAAGGAATGACGGCGGACCTATCTTGACTATTTGACACTTTCTCAAGAATTAAAAAAtctaggcgggggggggggagaaaaatctaCTAAGAGCATTATTGCCAATGATAAACTGTAACTTTTAAGAAAGTAAAACTTGTTTGGAGCAGAACATGAGAGCTTTTCAAAATTAAACACTTCTTCCTGGGGTGGAGggtagggagggggctgggatcAGTGGTGATACTAACAAAGGTGGCTTTTTAATGTGATATTTCCTAGTGGAATGTGCCAACACTGGAATATTTGTATTCTCAATAGACTAACGCAGCACTTCAGAGAAACTTCATCCATTAGTACACGAGTCATGCGGTGTGCAAGATGGATCTCTGGGTTTCATGAACAGAATATAAAATCTTCCACAAGATTTTTCCAACAGCTACCAACCTTTAATAAACTACCTCTTCTGTAGCAGCAGTGAAATATGAAGGATGGGCTTTCGCAGTTACTTGGAGAGCCTATTTGAAGACTACCTTCTCCAATATTGTATCTGAGACGGTGAATGCTCTTTTATTCAGCACAAACAGGATGACACATTGGATTTAGAAGCAGATATGAAAATCCAGAAGACTCCTAGTGACACAGAAGAGACGTATAAAGTGATTCCCTGTTttcatgattgttttgttttgaaacacatttctttttcctgaaaACATATGATCTGTTACCGTTTAATGGGTTATCAGTAGTATTTTACCCTACTTTTACAATGTTAATTGTTTCCCTTTCCCATGTGTTTGCTCTCATTAGACAGAACCCACAGAAGTAAAATCCCTTGGTTTCTTCACAGTGTGTGACTGTGAACAGAACCTCTAAGGCGCCCTGTGGCAGAATAATTAAGCTCCTATGGGCTCATCCAAGTGGCTAGGCAGGAGAAAAGACTGGCGACGGGCTTATTCAAGTGTTATAATGTAGGAAAGAAATCCCGAGAGGAGTTGtccatcctacagggtggctttgaATTCACCCCAGGATCTAGACAACAGAAATTCTGAGAGTCAAAAAGCCATTGTCTGCAGCAGGTCCGGCCCAGGGCTCAAGGAGACAGTGTGGAAAGATGGCTCCGTGCAGGAGGAGACCCCTCTCAGCGTCCCAGGGCGCCCACTTGTTTCTCGGGCCGGGATTGGGGGTGTCAGGGGGCGCGGAGAGGCAGCGCTGGGGATTCCCCTTCTGTGGAGTTTCACTTCTCCCTCGCACAACCTGTGTCAACTCCTTCTGCCTGGTTACCCGTGACGCGGATCGGCTTCTCGCCCTTATTGGGTCTCCGATTCCTGCAGAAGCCAATCCCCGTCCCCGCGGTTCCGGGTTATAAGGTTTCCTCAGCGGCACCGGCGGCAGAGTCTCTGAGGAACCCAGGTTTCCCAGCATCATGGCGCCCGGGAtcctcctcctgctgctcccGGTGCTCCTGCTTCTGACCCAGACCCGGGCGGGTGAGTGCGGGGTCGGGGGCGCGGGACCCTCGGGGgcgcggggcgggcgggggtcgGCGTCTCAGCCGCTCTGGTCCCCTCCCCCCAGGCTCGCACTCGCTGAGATATTTCGAGACCTCCGTGTCCCGGCCCGGCGGGGATTCCCGCTATATCGCCGTCGGCTACGTGGACGACACGCAGTTCGTGCGCTTCGACAGCGACGCCCCGGACCCGAGGATGGAGCCGCGCGCGCCCTGGGTGCAGCGGGAGGGGCCCGAGTACTGGGAGCAGCAGACCGCGACCTGCAGGAGCGGCGCGCAGACCGACCGAGTGAGCCTGCGGAACCTGCGCGGCTACTACAACCAGAGCGAGGCCGGTGAGGGGCCCCGGCTCGGGGCGCAGGGCTCGAGCCCCCGAACCCACGCGCGGTCGCCCTCCCTCAGCCTCCCACCGCGTCTCCCCGCTCAACGTCACCCCGCGACCCAGGGACCCCCTGCCCTTCGCCCTTAGCGGCGCGGGATCCGCCCGGTTTCGTTTTCGGTTTCGCTGAGCGGGCTCTGCGGGCGGGACAGGGTCTCACACCCTCCAGAGGATGTCTGGCTGCGACCTGGACCCCGACGGGCGCCTGCTCCGCGGGTTCAACCAGTACGCCTACGATGGCGCCGACTACCTCGCCCTGAACGAGGACCTGCGCTCCTGGACGGCGGCGGACACGGCCGCGCTCATCACCCAGCGCAAGTTGGAGGAGGCCGGGGTGGGGGAGCACTTAAGGGCCTACCTGGAGGGCTTGTGTGTGCAGTATCTCCGCAGATACCTGGAGAACGGGAAGGAGACCCTGCAGCGCGCAGGTAACAGGGACCCTGGACGCCTCCCCAACTCCCTTGGACCGGGGTCTGTGTGTCCGCCCTGCTGGCCTCTCAGGGGGGAGGGAAATGGGACAGACTCCAGAAGACCCCCGCCTACATGTGGAGAGGGAGGGGTTCCCCTGCACCCCAGGTCCTGTAGGACAGTGACTTGCCCAGAGCAGCCCTCCTCTCCCTGAGACAATGAGGGACCAGGTCTCcctgggagaggaggggacaAGATTCCCGACTGAACAGCACTGCCCTTTGACCCGGGAATTGACCTTGGACCCCAAGGGGACTTGCTCTGCATTGTCTTGTTCTCCTTCACATTCCCTATGGGTTTACAGATGTGATTCACATGATTTCAGTTTCTGAGTCTCCACCCAAGTCTAAAGAAGAAGTCCATGTTTTCTTTCTCAGGCAGCtttaccccaggcctgtgggctgCCTCAGGCTGGTTCTAGAAATTTCTGTTCATGAGTGGGCGATGGAGCACCTGGGCTCCAGGCTGGTGTCTGGGTGTTGGCCTTCCTCTCCGACCCCACTGCCCAGTCCATCCTCCGGGCAATCACAGGAGCCCTGCTGACTGACCCCAGGGAGCTCAGGCAGAGTTCCTCAGCCCTCTGACCCTCCCTCCAGAGCCTCCAAAGACCCAGGTGACCCACCACCACGAACACCATGTCCCTGAGGGAGAGGTGACCCTGAGGTGCTGGGCCCGGGGCTTCTACCCGGCGGACATCGCCCTGACCTGGCAGCGGGACGGCGAGGACCAGCCCCAGGACACGGAGCTGGTGGAGACCAGGCCTTCGGGGGACGGCACCTTCCAGAAGTGGGCGGCTGTGGTGGTGCCCTCCGGGGAGGAGCAGAGATACACGTGCCAAGTGCAGCACGAGGGGCTGCCTGAGCCCCTCACCCTGAGATGGGGTGAGGACGGGCATGCGGTGGGCCTCCTCTCAGGGAAAGCAGGGGCCCCTCTGAGCACCAACAGGGACAGGGTTCTTCACCATCCCGTCTCTTTCCAGAACCGTCTTCCCAGCCCACCATCCTCATCGTGGGAATAGTTGGCCTGGTTCTCCTTGCAGCTGGGCTCATTGGAGCTGCGGTTGGATTTGTGATCCGGAGGAAGAAGTGCTCAggtagacgtgtgtgtgtgtgtgtgtgtgtgtgtgtgtgtatccagttTTTCATCCCACTGCTGGGTGTCATTTCCCAACTAGGAAGATTGGCCATCTTTGGCTTACTTAAGGGAAGTATCATCCATTTATGTGCTGCCCCCGTGTGGCGCCCTGTGTGCTAACAATTACTCTTCTGTGTGTACCTGCACATCCCTCTGTGTACCTGTGAAAAAGGAGCACAGATCTTTCACCTTTATTGTTCCAGTGATGGAGACTCGATTCCCAGGTCCTAGGGAAAGTTCCTGCTGCAGACACACTTCAAGCAGGATGGCGGTCCAATCTGTGCACATCCATCCCTGTCCTACCCAGCCCTGCAGTTCAGGAAACCTAACTGGAGCCCAGCACTAACCAGCTCTTAAAGGACCTGATGGTCTAGTGTCGTCCCCAGTCCCTCATGGAATGCTTTCTTCCCACAGGTGGGAAAGGAGGGAGCTACTCTCAAGCTGCAAGTGAGTATGGGGGAGGGGGCTGAGATGAGACCCTTGGGAGGGCGTAGATggagcccagggaggaggccCTCACTCATAATCCTTGTTCTCCGGGTCTCATCTCCTGTGTACTCTGACCACATCCTGTTTCTGTCTTCTCCAGGCAATGACGGTAGCCAGGCCTCGGATGTGTCTCTCACAATTTCAAAAGGTGAGAGCGGCCCTGACACGGAATAGAGGAGACAGAGGGGACAAGACTGTGTGATAGTGTTTCTTGGATTGAGACATTCTGAGAGTGCAGTGGACTCCACAGAGTGACTGACCTGAATTTGTGGTTCTTTTTATCTGCAGCCTGAGTCCTTGTGTGTGGCAGAGTGATACAGGAATTGTTCACAGCCTGCTTTGTGATTGAAGAGCCTTGGACTTCTCTCTCTACAACCGGGGTCTGAATGTGTCTGCCCTCCTGTCAGCATGATGGGAGGATGTTGGGAGAAACCCATCCTACCAGGATCACCAATGCCCCGCTGACCTGTGTCCCTTCACTGATACATTTTCCCCATCTCTGCTAGAACATCTCCCTCCCTGTATAACTTCCCTCCCTCTCACCTGCTTAGTCTCTCTTCTCTATTGAAAATAGGACCTGATAATGAATTtggttactaatttttgtcatgagATGGATATATAGGTTAATTAAATTGATAAAATGCTGaaatttcaaaagaagaaataaaaacttaagcctATTCCAGAATCTGtgtgtattttcagttgcctgtaTTGGACAGAGCCTGGAGAAGATGGGGGAGGAGCTAGAATGGGAGGGGCCTGAACTCAGCCAGTGCTCAGGACAAGGTGATTTTGGTGAACACTTCTTCTCAGCCGGGTCATCTTCACATCTGTCTTGTCTTTATTCCTTCAGTAGCACCTAGTCCCTTTAGCATCTCTGACCACAGGCCCCCAGACATCATCCGGGCTCTCCTGTGTTGGTGCTGTGGGCATGAAGGGCTTGGTGTGGCCAGGTTAGCCTGGCTCAGGTTAAAGTTTGGGCCTCGGTTCGTGctgtttgttttatatttgtgtgtttgttttcataGACACTGTACCTGCTCCTGTTTTGTGTATGCATCTGATCTCATTTTTTCATAATTCACTCATAggcggacagacaacagaaaagttggtgaagccagacagtggtcagtgtaaaacatgaaaaaatatgtaatttataaattatcaagtatcatgagggagggtggtggaggggaaaaaatcagctgatatcaagtagaacgaaagtgttttgaaaatgatcacaaGGTCAGGGCCAaatcccagctacgtggacacctgcccttccccccagaaaaatttaattcagaggacagcactgaagctccagctcAGGGGGGAGGACAAGTGTGATCAGAGcttacgggagcaaatgaaggggacgaagagaaagtggaaaacatcctggccaaccaagccttgacgatgagattcctgctcagagcacccaatgcacagggaagaccatatggctggccccactatgagacatgacatccatcactgacccatagccctatgggggacagcattggagacacagtgtggaattcCCCAATCTGACCCGACCacacaggcaaaacactaagggcgtgcaacagaacagcaaggggaacagagcaacaaattcCCCAAGGAAGGCCATAAATAGATGTTGGAGCCAGGTCTTGGCACCCCTTCACCTGGAAAAttctcctgaaggccaacaaagagTCCTTGAGCTAGCtacaatcttttctttttctttgcggttgtttttgtcattgtctttttgttattgttttatttggttgctttgttttgctctgtcttgtgtttgtgcatgctattatctccacaggtatgtctaaataaggtaggcagggggaacaatctggaggggaaaacaacggGATTGACAGGTCCAGGCAGACaagggagatggggggaaaggaggtcagtgttaacaaacccaggacaagggaacaacaagtgatccaactcAGTGGTGTGGacgatgtaggaggcctggtagggcttgatcaagggtaatgtatccaagaggaattactaaaacccaaatgaaggctgagcatgatagtgggacaagagggaagtaaaaggaagtggaggaaagagctaggaggcaaagggcatttatagaggtctaaataaaggcatgtacacatgtaaatatatttatatatgagaatggggaaatagatcgatgtgcatatatttataggtttagtattaaggtagcagatggacaatgggcttcCACCCAAATACTCCCTCGattcaagaatgctttgttctactaaattggcattccatgacgctcaccttgccaacatgattgctgaagacaaaacaggtgcagaagcaaatatggtgaagaaagctgatggagcccagctatcaaaagatatagcatctagggtcttaaagaattgaaggtaaagaagcagccatctagctcagaagtaacaaagcccacatggaagaagcacaccaacctgtatgatcatgaggtgctgaagggatcacttatcaggcatcaaagaacaaaaagtcataatattgtgaatgagggggaacgcAGAGTGAGAACTCAAAACACACCTTTggccaactggacattcccttacagaagggtcgtggggaggggacaaggcagtcagggtgcaattagcaacaataaaacataaaactcctctagttcctaaatgcttcctccccttccacaccccactatcttgatcccaattctaacttacagatCTGACTGGacaagaagatgtacactggtacagataagacatggAAACAACGGGAATCCAGAAGGGGTGCtcgctttaggaccagtggtgagagtggtgataccagaagagtggagagagggtaggttggaaagggggaacgaatTACAGGGAtgttcatataacctcctccctggggcatggacaacagaaaagtgggtgaagggagacataggacagtgtaagatatggcaaaataataatttataaataaacaagggttcatgagggagggtagagatggaaagggaggaggaaaaatgaggactgaTGCCAAGGCTTaactggagaacaaatgttttgagaatgatgaaggcaatgaatgtacaaaggtgcttgacacaaaggatatatgtatggattgtgataaaagttgaacgagccaccaataaaatggatTTTTAAGTGCATGGACAATAATTATTATAAAGAAAATTCATTGGATCtagaaaataaatgtcaaaaaattaaaaaacatataTTAATAATGCACATCTACTATCTTATATTTCTGCAGGTCAGAAGTTTAACCCAGGCcacagagctgtgctccacatgGATGCTCTAGGGGAACATCAGATTTCAGGACTCTTCCATCCTGCAGAGCCTGACCGCCTGCCTTGGTTGTAGGCCCTTCTTCCATCCTCAAAGCCAGTCGCTTAGGATCTCCTGTTGACACTTGATTCTGTCCTTACATCTTTCAGTGCCTGCCCCATCCCCGCCTACCGGATAGAAAGATCCTTGAGACCATATCCTGAGGGAACCTAGAGAATGCGAGATAATTACCCAATTCCAAATCCTAAGAAAGCCCCATACCTTTAAAAGTTTCTTTTACATACAATGTAATATTTTCCCAGGTTCCAAAGATTAGATTGTGGTCCTGTGTGGTGATTATTTCAGGTTACCCTGGAGAAATCTCATGGACGTGCCTTTGTTGCCAGCGGCACATGCTATGAGGAAGGGGATCAGAGTGTGGTGTGTGGAGAGCAGGAAGACACCATTTGAACTCAGGTAGCAGGATGGCACCCGTGGAGAAGGTGGCTGTTGAGGACAGATGTGGAGGGTGTGAAGGGATTGGCCAGGAGGACCACAGGAGACGTTGCAGGCAGGGCACTGTCCAGGCCAAGGCCAGCAGGGCGGGGCAGAGTCTGTTGTGGGAGCAGCAACCCCGTGTGGCTGCAGCACAGTCACTGAGAGGAGGTCAGAGGGGCGGCCAGAACATGTGGGGACTGAGGACACAGGAATTCATTGCAGGTGGGAGTGAGATGGGGGATTTCACACAGTAGTGAGGAGAAGAGAGATGGGAGGAGGTTCAAAGAGACATCTGGCTCTGCAGGTTGTCCTTGGCTAGAAATGAGAGGGCAGGGGTGAACAAGGTGGCTGAAAGCACAGTAtgcaaaatgtttgctttctcaCATGTGGGCGATAAAATTGTGGGAAGTGACTGGTTTCTGGATTTATTTTGAAGGTGGAAATTATAAGGTTTCCTGATGGATCAAATTTGAGTTTCATAAAGATACAATGTACACCAATGGCCTGCTGAGCAGCATCAGTGGAGATGGGAAGGCCCTGGAAGGGGCATGGTGAGGAGAGGCCATCACCAGCCCACAGTTCAGACAAGGCGGAGTCTGAGATATGCAACGGAAATGGCAGTGCAGTGATCAGGGTGGCAAGTGGACATGTCCTACTCCAAGTTAGTAAATATGCTAATTAGAGAAATAGATGTGAAAGGGGACAGGATATGAATATGTAAAGTGTTGAGACTGAATTGGATTAGCTAGTCCTGTCTTCAAACAGGAATGATTATGtatagggaaaaaaaagaaatagatattATCAGGATGCTCCAGTGCTGAGTGATGTGATCAGACCACACACCTGAACCAGAGTGCAATGCAttcagcccctcccccaccccatgctcACCCAGGATGTCTCCACCTTTCTGTGCAAAGAACCTGCAGGAAATCTCTTTAAGACGCATGTGTTCTGGAGGAGAGCATGGGATTCTGTGTTTGTAAGGAGGTTGGTGCTGGGCTGCTGGACTTCAGATCACAAGGACTTAGAGCAGGGAGGCCCACATCGCTGTGCATCAGCCTCACCTGGAGGGCTGGTGAAGTGAGTGCAGTCTGGGCTCTGGTCCTAATAGCTAGAAATTTGAGGGGAGGGCTGAGGCTGTGGT
Proteins encoded in this window:
- the LOC142428384 gene encoding class I histocompatibility antigen, Gogo-B*0101 alpha chain-like; protein product: MAPGILLLLLPVLLLLTQTRAGSHSLRYFETSVSRPGGDSRYIAVGYVDDTQFVRFDSDAPDPRMEPRAPWVQREGPEYWEQQTATCRSGAQTDRVSLRNLRGYYNQSEAGSHTLQRMSGCDLDPDGRLLRGFNQYAYDGADYLALNEDLRSWTAADTAALITQRKLEEAGVGEHLRAYLEGLCVQYLRRYLENGKETLQRAEPPKTQVTHHHEHHVPEGEVTLRCWARGFYPADIALTWQRDGEDQPQDTELVETRPSGDGTFQKWAAVVVPSGEEQRYTCQVQHEGLPEPLTLRWEPSSQPTILIVGIVGLVLLAAGLIGAAVGFVIRRKKCSGGKGGSYSQAASNDGSQASDVSLTISKA